A single genomic interval of Cucumis sativus cultivar 9930 chromosome 7, Cucumber_9930_V3, whole genome shotgun sequence harbors:
- the LOC116405217 gene encoding uncharacterized protein LOC116405217, giving the protein MTNGVSLIGSSTTNFSNPPLNQILNQLASVKLDRGNYLLWQTLALPILKSYKLQGHLTEENQCPPKFIINPTCGASSRSTTTKTVNPKFDQWVTFDLLLLGWMYNSMTPEVALQLMGFNTAKDLWEAIQDLFGVQLRAEEDFLRHTFQTTQKGHIGVR; this is encoded by the exons ATGACCAATGGCGTCTCCCTCATCGGATCTTCAACCACAAACTTCAGTAACCCTCCTTTAAACCAAATACTAAATCAACTAGCCTCTGTGAAACTTGATCGTGGAAATTATTTGTTGTGGCAAACCCTAGCCCTTCCCATTCTGAAGAGTTACAAACTCCAAGGCCATTTGACGGAAGAAAATCAATGTCCTCCAAAATTCATCATAAATCCAACCTGTGGAGCATCATCAAGATCCACTACAACAAAAACGGTTAATCCGAAATTTGATCAATGGGttacttttgatttattaCTTTTGGGCTGGATGTACAACTCAATGACACCAGAAGTGGCACTCCAACTGATGGGGTTTAACACAGCAAAGGACCTCTGGGAAGCCATACAAGATTTATTCGGAGTACAATTAAGGGCAGAGGAAGATTTTCTTAGGCACACATTTCAGACTACTCAAAAAG GTCATATTGGGGTTAGATGA
- the LOC101217464 gene encoding probable long-chain-alcohol O-fatty-acyltransferase 5 has protein sequence MDMDGEVIRLMKVLLICMASLMYCYYIASKLPKGKPRLLSLLPIFSLFAVLPLDLSYVVLTSGITIFVTWLTTFKLIQFSFDLGPLASDPPLSFPLFASIAFLPTRIKDIKTTPYVQNHKKDSNAPQELDQETPPKLPLNLPAKAFIFALLVICKNHVHLVHPILKLILNCGILYFYLDMIMSISNEFVRLSFGIEVRRSFDEPYLATSLQNFWGRRWNRLVSETLHNMIYKPIRYDVGSPRWMAVFVVFVVSGLMHELLFYYIIRVVPTWEVTWFFVIHGVFVALEIELKSALGKKWQFHWAVTGPLTMAFMAVTAHWLFFPQLLRMKYSPLWQA, from the coding sequence ATGGATATGGATGGTGAAGTCATTAGATTAATGAAGGTGTTGCTTATATGCATGGCATCTCTAATGTACTGCTATTACATAGCTTCAAAACTTCCCAAAGGTAAACCCAGGCTTCTTTCTCTCCTCCcaatcttctctctctttgcAGTCCTCCCTCTCGACCTTTCCTACGTCGTCCTCACGAGTGGTATCACCATATTCGTCACCTGGCTTACGACCTTTAAGCTCATTCAATTTTCGTTCGATTTAGGTCCTCTAGCTTCCGACCCACCATTGTCATTCCCTCTTTTTGCCTCCATTGCTTTCTTACCAACTAGAATCAAGGATATCAAAACAACCCCATATgttcaaaatcataaaaaagattcaaatgcACCTCAAGAACTTGACCAAGAAACACCACCCAAGTTGCCTCTAAACTTGCCGGCTAAAGCTTTCATATTTGCATTATTGGTCATATGCAAAAACCATGTTCATCTTGTCCATCCCATTCTAAAGTTAATCCTCAATTGTGGAATATTGTATTTCTACTTAGACATGATTATGAGTATATCCAACGAGTTTGTTCGATTGAGTTTCGGTATCGAGGTCAGACGTTCGTTTGACGAGCCGTATCTTGCAACGTCGCTTCAAAATTTCTGGGGCCGGAGATGGAATCGATTGGTATCTGAAACTTTGCACAACATGATCTATAAGCCAATTCGTTACGACGTTGGGAGCCCTCGATGGATGGCGGTGTTTGTGGTGTTCGTGGTGTCAGGTTTGATGCATGAGCTTTTGTTCTACTACATCATCAGAGTGGTTCCAACTTGGGAAGTCACTTGGTTCTTTGTTATTCATGGAGTATTTGTGGCTTTGGAGATTGAATTGAAGAGTGCATTAGGGAAAAAATGGCAGTTCCATTGGGCAGTGACGGGACCCCTCACGATGGCATTTATGGCGGTAACCGCTCATTGGTTGTTCTTTCCACAACTATTAAGGATGAAGTACTCTCCGTTGTGGCAAGCGTGA